The following is a genomic window from Actinomycetota bacterium.
CGGGAGCGAGAACCCGACCCGCTTGGACTCCCCGCCGGGATCGAGCTCGACGTACGTCAGCTTCGAGAGGGGGACGCCGACCTGTCTGCCCTTCGTGTCCGTGAGCCACAGCATCCGCTGCTCACTGGAGTAGGCCTCCTCGACCTGACGACGGACGTCGTCCGCCGACCCGTCCGTCTCCAGCCGCAGCTCCCGCGCGGTGAACTCGACGCCGATCGCGATCTCCATGGGGTGCCTCCTGGTGGGTACGGTGGGCGCGGGAATGGTAGCACCCGCCCCGCGGGGTCGCGCCGGGAGCCGAGCAGGAGATGGGCATCCACGCGTCGAACGCATCCCCATGATCAGGCGCACGCTCATGCTGACCGCGCTCGTCGTCTCGGTAGGCGCACCGGCGCACGCCGGTCTCGTGACGGGGTGTGACATGCCTCCCGACCCGGGGGCTCGAGGCACCACCGTCGGGCCCGTCGGGAACCTCCAGCACCACCTCTCCGTCGACGGCGACGTCGCCTCGGGGAAGGTCTACGTGCGAGGGGGCACGCACGGCGGCGGGCTCCCGCGGTCGACGGCGCAGACGGTCGTCTTCGTATCGGCGTCGCCATCGGGGGCCGAGGTTGCCGCGTGGCGGTCGGGGACGGCGGCGGCAGGCGTCCCGACGGACGTCGACGCCCGCGCCTCCATCTCCGGCGGCGGACCCTCCGCCTGTGTGGCCGACCCCGACCGCGAGGTCGGCGTCGCCGTTCCGTAGGCCGACCCCAGAGCGCGGGCACGTGACGTGACCCGCGTGTTGCT
Proteins encoded in this region:
- a CDS encoding DUF3107 domain-containing protein, yielding MEIAIGVEFTARELRLETDGSADDVRRQVEEAYSSEQRMLWLTDTKGRQVGVPLSKLTYVELDPGGESKRVGFSLPS